Part of the Lichenicola cladoniae genome is shown below.
CACCATCGAGCCGGGCCACCACGAGATAGATGCCGAGGAACAAGGCGCTGGGCAGTGCCAGTCCGAGATAGAACGGGACCAGGTCGATCAGCATCCGCATGACCGACGCTGCAGGAACATCCTGGGTGGCCACGAGGCCGAACAGCCGCAGCAGCCGTTCCAGCAACAGCGCCGGCAGCACGATCAGCAGCGTCGCGGCGAAGGGCCGCGCCAGGGATGCCAGCAGGTAGCGCCCGATCGTGCCGCCCGGACGCAGATGCACCGAGCGTGCGGAGCCGTCCGGGGCTGGAAAAGACGGCGGTGTCCGGCTGATCATACCCTGTTCCATGCCGGGGGGAGCCGGTCCGTCAGCACGTTCGGAGATGCTGCGATCGAGACGGAACTGTCATGGCCCCGGGATTGCAGACTGACGGGAATTGCGCAAACTGCCATGCATCATGAAAGCTTTCGAGATGCCGCAAACCCTGGCGAATACGTTGTCCCGGCGAGCGACCCATCCTGCCCGGGATCATCTGCTCCCGGCGCTGATCGTTGCGTGCGGCCTGGCGGCGTCCAGCGTGGGCCTTCCCGGTTCGGCCTACGCTGCCGAAGAGACCGCAGTTGCCTGCCCGGCTGCGGCCGGCGGGGCGGCGGGTACGCAACTGCATATCGCGCTGACCGGGCTGCGGAACGACGACGGGACCGTTTCGGTGACGCTCTACGGCGAAAAGCCGGCAGCGTTCATGGCCCATAGAGGCTGGATCGCCCAGGCGCGGGTCACACCGGCAGGCCGGCAGGCGGAGGCGTGTTTCTTGGTGTCCGGCCCGGGGACCTATGCCGTTGCCGTCTATCACGACGCGAACAACAATCATCATTTCGACCGCACCTTTCTGGGCTTGCCGGCCGAGGGCTACGGCTTCTCGAACGACGCACCGACGCCGGTCGGGCCGCCGCCGTTCAGTGCCGCGAAGTTCGCCATACAGCCCGGCGGCACGGCGATCGCGATACACCTGCGCTACTGACCCGGGCCTGCTGGTCCGGCGCTATCGATCCGGAGCGTCCAACTGCCGGCTGCGCGGAACTGTCCGGATGACGGGTCGTAGCGCCGCGCCGTGGTGGTGAGCCGCCAGCCCGCTCCATCGCGCTCGACCCCATGCAGATGCCATCGCGCGAGTTCCGGCCGGGCCAGGCCGGCGGACGCGGATGGCAATCCGATGACCGGGATCGGTCCGGCCGGGCCTGGGAGAAACGCCAGGCGGGATACGTGGTGATGCCCGTGCAATACCAGCTCGGCGCCATGGCGTCGCAGCAGGCCGGCCAGGCCCGAGCGGTCGCGCAGCGCCTTGCGCCGGCCGCCCTCGCCGATCACCGGCGGATGGTGGATCAGGACGACGCGGAACAGGCCATCCCGTGCAGTCTGCTGCAGCCAGGCCCCCGCCTGTAGCAGCTGCTGCGGGCCGACGCGGCCGGAGGCGAGGAATAACGGCGTCGGCACGGCGGACGACAGGCAGATCAGCGCCAGCGGACCGCGGCGGCGCAGAAATGGGAATCGCGGCGCAGCCCCTGGACCGGGGTCGGCATCGCCACGCATCCAGGGTTCCCATTGCCCGATCCCATCCGGCCACGGTGCCGGCACCGTGCAGTCGTGGTTTCCCGGCACGACGGAGACGCGATCCGGCTCCCCAAGCCGCTCGAGCCAGCATCGTGCGGCGGCCATCTCCGCAGGTGCGGCCAGGTTGACCAGGTCGCCGGTGACCGCGAGATGATCCGGCGCCTGCGCTTCCAGGTCTGCCAGCAGCGCCTCGAGCGGAACCGTCGTCGAGATCAGGCGACGCTTGCGCCGCCATGATAGAAGGGCCAACTCCTGCTTTGGCCTGAGATGGAACAGCGGCGGCATCCTGCCGGGCAGCGGCAGATGCGGATCGGTGAGATGGGCAAGACTGAAGGTCACGTGCGGTTCGGCATGCAATGGTCTCCGGCCAAGGCGGGCTCGCTTCGGCAACGGCAGGGCTCGACGGAGCCACACCTCTAGCATGCCGGATGGAAGCATCGGCGGGTTCGAACCGATACGCTCGCAAGGGGACATTCCCCTCGCTCGACGCATCGGGGTCATCCGCAACCCGCGCAGTTTTGGCAATCGGCAGACAGCTGCCGCGGTCGAGCCAGGAGCTGCGCCCGGGGTCGTGCTGACGCAGCCGTCCGATCGCCAGTCCCTTCTCGACACGCTGCACGGGTTTGCCGCGTCCGGCATCGACCTCGTGGTGGTGAATGGCGGCGATGGAACATTGCGCGACGTGATGAGTGCGCTGCTCGCCGCGTATCCTGACATGCTGCCGGAACTGGCGATCCTGCGGGCCGGGAACACCAATCTTGCCGCGCGAGTGCTGGGCATCAACGGGAGCGGGCCGCAGGCGCTGGACCAGTTGATCGAAGCCGCACGAACCGGCCGCCTCCGACGCCAGCGCTGTGCGTTCCTGGAAGTCGCCTGGATCAACCAGCCATCGCGACCGCCATTGCGCGGCTTCTTCCTGGGCGCCGGCGCGTTTGCCGATGCCAAGCAGATCGCCGACCACCAGATCCACCGGCGCGGCGTGCACCAGGGAGCAGCCGTCGGCCTGACGCTGGCGACCACCATCCTGCGCGTGCTGACCGGTCGCGGGCCCATACACCGCGGCACGCCGATATCGACCGCCATCGACAATCGCCCGGCCCGCGACGGGCACAAGTTCCTGTTGCTGGTCACCACCCTGGACAGCCTGATGCTCGGTCTCTGGCCCTTCTGGGGTTCGAAATCCGACTCCGGCCGCCTTACCTGGCTCGAAATCGACGCGCCGCACCGTTTCCTGCCAGTGGCACTGCCCGCAATCGTCATCCGCCAGCTCCGTGACTGGATGCCGGGCCGGATCGCCCGGGCCGTGTCGGCGATCGCGTCGGGCTGGGGCTACCGATCCGGCCGCGCCACGCGTCTTGCCGTCAGGCTGGAGCGACCGTTCGTGCTGGATGGCGAGTTCTTCGAGCCCGGCCCCGAGGGCGTGCTGCTGACGTCGCCCGGACATGTGACGATCGTCATCCCGGATTGACCGGCGCCCTGGCATCGATCCTGTCGGTCGAGCTCGACCGGCCCGCACCGGAGGCGGTGCAAGCCCTGGTCGATGAAATCCTGCGATCCTCCGGCCCGGTCGCGGCAATCCTGTTCTATGGCTCGTGCCGGCGCAGCGACGATCCGTCCGGACTGTTCGACCTGTATGTGCTGCATGACGGCCATCGGCGCTTCCATCGCCGAATCGTGCCGGCGATCCTGAACCGGCTGCTGCCGCCCAACGTGGTGCTGGTCCGGACCAGGCTGGGTGACCACCAGGTTCGCGCCAAGGTGGCGATCCTGTCGCGCGGGCAGTTCGCCCGCCGGATGCGACCCGCGTCGATCGACACCACGCTCTGGGCGCGCTTCTGCCAGCCGGTGTCGCTGGTCCATGTGGCGGATGCGCCGACCCGCTCCTGGGTGGAAGCGACGCTGGCAGATGCGGCACGGACTGCTGCATCGTGGGCCGTGCGGTTCGGGCCGGATCGCGGCACCCCGGCGCAGTTCTGGCAGGTGCTGTTCGCCCGCACCTATGGCGCCGAGTTGCGTCCCGAGCGGACCAATCGCGGCGGGCTGATCTACGAGACGAACGCGGCTTGGTTCGACCGGGTCCTGGTCCAGTCGCTCCACGATCTCGGGCTGGATGCCTCGGACCACGAGGGGCGCCTGTGCCCGGCGATGAAGCGGCCACTTGGCCTGGAGCTGGACTGGGCCATCCGGCGCGTCCTGGGCCGTTCGCTCAACCTGCTGCGCCTGATCAAGGCGGCCTTTACGTTCGAGAATGGTGCGGACTACATCGTCTGGAAGATCGGGCGACATACCGGACGAACGCTCGATCTCAGCCCATGGCAGCGCCGGCACCCGCTCCTGTCGGCACCGCAGCTGCTCTGGCGGCTGCGGCGGGGAACCGGGTCAGTCGGCAGCAGCGTATAGCTGGTCGGTCACGCCCGGCACGACGCCCAGTTCCTGGCCGATGGCACTCATCGCGTCGATCGCCCGGTTGATCTGTTCGGTGCTGTGCGCGGTGCTCACGCTGGTGCGGAGCAGGGACTGGCTCGAGGGGGTTGCAGGCGGAAGCGCCAGGTTCACATAGATCCCCTGATCGAGAAGCATGTTCCAGAAGCGCACCGCGATCTCCGGATTGGCCAGCCGGATCGAGACGATCGGGCTGACCGTGGGGCCGAGCGCGAAGCCCGCCGAAGCCAGGCCGTGATGCAGATGTTCAGCATTCCGGCCGAGGCGATCGCGCAGCCCCGGCTGCTCCTCGATGATTTCTAGCGCGCGGGAGACGCCGGCAACCACCGACGGCGGCAACGACGCGCTGAACATGTAGGAACGGGAGGCCAGACGGAGCAGCTCGAAGTCCGGCACGTCGGACGCGCAGAAGCCG
Proteins encoded:
- a CDS encoding DUF2141 domain-containing protein codes for the protein MPQTLANTLSRRATHPARDHLLPALIVACGLAASSVGLPGSAYAAEETAVACPAAAGGAAGTQLHIALTGLRNDDGTVSVTLYGEKPAAFMAHRGWIAQARVTPAGRQAEACFLVSGPGTYAVAVYHDANNNHHFDRTFLGLPAEGYGFSNDAPTPVGPPPFSAAKFAIQPGGTAIAIHLRY
- a CDS encoding metallophosphoesterase family protein — translated: MTFSLAHLTDPHLPLPGRMPPLFHLRPKQELALLSWRRKRRLISTTVPLEALLADLEAQAPDHLAVTGDLVNLAAPAEMAAARCWLERLGEPDRVSVVPGNHDCTVPAPWPDGIGQWEPWMRGDADPGPGAAPRFPFLRRRGPLALICLSSAVPTPLFLASGRVGPQQLLQAGAWLQQTARDGLFRVVLIHHPPVIGEGGRRKALRDRSGLAGLLRRHGAELVLHGHHHVSRLAFLPGPAGPIPVIGLPSASAGLARPELARWHLHGVERDGAGWRLTTTARRYDPSSGQFRAAGSWTLRIDSAGPAGPGQ
- a CDS encoding diacylglycerol/lipid kinase family protein, whose translation is MPDGSIGGFEPIRSQGDIPLARRIGVIRNPRSFGNRQTAAAVEPGAAPGVVLTQPSDRQSLLDTLHGFAASGIDLVVVNGGDGTLRDVMSALLAAYPDMLPELAILRAGNTNLAARVLGINGSGPQALDQLIEAARTGRLRRQRCAFLEVAWINQPSRPPLRGFFLGAGAFADAKQIADHQIHRRGVHQGAAVGLTLATTILRVLTGRGPIHRGTPISTAIDNRPARDGHKFLLLVTTLDSLMLGLWPFWGSKSDSGRLTWLEIDAPHRFLPVALPAIVIRQLRDWMPGRIARAVSAIASGWGYRSGRATRLAVRLERPFVLDGEFFEPGPEGVLLTSPGHVTIVIPD